In one Halosimplex halophilum genomic region, the following are encoded:
- a CDS encoding alpha/beta fold hydrolase, with protein MKLRTVVGATLGAVGAAAATNRVLGRRAGELGPPLAGESGTYRWRGFDVAYTEAGDPDDRDLVLLHGINAAATSNEWRAVFEGLAEDYHVIAPDLPGFGRSDRPPLTYSASLYTTFVRDFLTDTSDDAVVVASSLTGAYAADAARDADVSRLVLVCPTADTVPGRRVWLRSLIRAPVVGQAIHNGIVSKRSIRYFHDDHGYHDMSNLNDETVRYEWESAHQPGARFAPASFVSGHLDPDIDLAEVLGDLGVPVTLVWGTETDMPPLSTGRELAEAADVELVSIGDSALLPHVEHPAEFLDVVRGEPVESV; from the coding sequence ATGAAACTGCGGACAGTCGTCGGAGCGACGCTCGGCGCAGTCGGCGCGGCAGCCGCGACCAACCGGGTGCTCGGTCGGCGGGCCGGCGAGCTCGGTCCTCCACTGGCGGGCGAGTCCGGCACCTACCGCTGGCGCGGGTTCGACGTGGCCTACACGGAGGCCGGTGACCCCGACGACCGGGACCTGGTGCTCCTCCACGGCATCAACGCCGCGGCGACCAGCAACGAGTGGCGCGCGGTCTTCGAGGGGCTGGCCGAGGACTACCACGTGATCGCGCCCGACCTGCCGGGGTTCGGCCGGTCGGACCGCCCGCCGTTGACCTACTCGGCGTCGCTGTACACCACGTTCGTCCGCGACTTCCTGACGGACACGAGCGACGACGCCGTCGTCGTCGCGTCGTCGCTGACCGGCGCCTACGCCGCCGACGCCGCTCGCGACGCCGACGTGTCGCGGCTCGTCCTGGTCTGCCCGACCGCCGACACGGTCCCGGGCCGGCGCGTCTGGCTCCGGTCGCTGATCCGCGCGCCCGTCGTCGGCCAGGCGATCCACAACGGGATCGTGAGCAAACGGTCGATCCGCTACTTCCACGACGACCACGGCTACCACGATATGTCGAACCTCAACGACGAGACGGTCCGCTACGAGTGGGAGAGCGCCCACCAGCCCGGCGCGCGGTTCGCGCCCGCCTCCTTCGTGAGCGGCCACCTCGACCCCGACATCGACCTGGCCGAGGTGCTTGGCGACCTGGGCGTCCCCGTGACGCTGGTCTGGGGCACGGAGACGGACATGCCGCCGCTGTCGACCGGCCGCGAACTCGCCGAGGCCGCCGACGTGGAGCTGGTCTCGATCGGCGACTCCGCGCTGCTCCCCCACGTCGAACACCCCGCCGAGTTCCTCGACGTGGTCCGCGGCGAGCCCGTCGAGTCCGTCTGA
- a CDS encoding Lrp/AsnC family transcriptional regulator, whose product MSDREEILALLRENARYSTEDLARQTDLAPEEVEAVIEELETDGVIKGYQAVVDWEKVEPERVRAAVELNVTLDRETGYDDIAERLAKFPEVQGLRLVSGDFDFAMEVEGDSMSEVSRFISEQVAPVPEITQTVTHYIMESYKERGVEFGDGHDDDRLSISP is encoded by the coding sequence ATGAGCGACCGCGAGGAGATCCTGGCGCTGCTGCGCGAGAACGCGCGGTACTCGACGGAGGACCTGGCCCGACAGACCGACCTCGCCCCCGAGGAGGTCGAGGCCGTCATCGAGGAGCTGGAGACCGACGGGGTGATCAAGGGGTACCAGGCCGTCGTCGACTGGGAGAAGGTCGAGCCCGAGCGGGTGCGCGCGGCCGTCGAGCTGAACGTCACGCTCGACCGCGAGACGGGCTACGACGACATCGCCGAGCGCCTCGCGAAGTTCCCCGAGGTGCAGGGGCTGCGGCTGGTGAGCGGCGACTTCGACTTCGCCATGGAGGTCGAGGGCGACTCGATGAGCGAGGTGTCGCGGTTCATCAGCGAGCAGGTCGCGCCCGTCCCGGAGATCACCCAGACGGTGACCCACTACATCATGGAGAGCTACAAGGAGCGGGGCGTCGAGTTCGGCGACGGCCACGACGACGACCGCCTGTCGATCTCGCCATGA
- a CDS encoding pyridoxal phosphate-dependent aminotransferase: MTFEPSERVAGVPPSGIRRFFEIAEEYDDIISLGVGEPDFAPPWAARDAAIASLERGQTSYTANRGMRELRERIAVDADEKYGLSYDPDEEVIVTSGASEAVDLAFRAFLDPGDSVAVAQPCYISYMPGVQFAGADVVDVPTRAADEFKLTREALEASGAAEADALVMCYPNNPTGATMTRAELEPVAAFAREHDLLVFSDEIYSELSYEHDHASIATLPGMRERTVVFNGFSKAYAMTGLRLGYALAPADAVDAMNRIHQYTMLSAPTTAQHAAVEALDSCGDEVREMRAQYDRRRNFVLSRFEEMGIDCFPAAGAFYAFPECPWADSDEFAEALIEEERVAVVPGNVFGAGGEGHLRVSYATSLGDLKEAMARIESFIT; this comes from the coding sequence ATGACGTTCGAGCCGAGCGAGCGGGTCGCGGGCGTGCCACCGTCGGGGATCCGCCGCTTCTTCGAGATCGCCGAGGAGTACGACGACATCATCTCGCTCGGGGTCGGCGAGCCCGACTTCGCGCCGCCGTGGGCCGCCCGCGACGCCGCCATCGCCTCGCTGGAGCGGGGCCAGACTTCCTACACGGCCAACCGCGGGATGCGGGAGCTGCGCGAGCGGATCGCCGTCGACGCCGACGAGAAGTACGGCCTGAGCTACGACCCGGACGAGGAGGTCATCGTCACGTCCGGCGCCAGCGAGGCGGTCGACCTGGCCTTCAGAGCCTTCCTCGACCCCGGCGACAGCGTGGCGGTCGCCCAGCCGTGTTACATCTCCTACATGCCCGGCGTGCAGTTCGCCGGTGCGGACGTGGTCGACGTGCCCACGCGCGCGGCCGACGAGTTCAAACTCACCCGCGAGGCCCTCGAAGCCTCGGGCGCGGCCGAGGCCGACGCGCTGGTCATGTGCTACCCGAACAACCCGACCGGCGCGACGATGACCCGCGCGGAGCTGGAGCCGGTCGCCGCGTTCGCCCGGGAGCACGACCTGCTCGTCTTCTCCGACGAGATATACTCGGAGCTGTCCTACGAGCACGACCACGCCTCGATCGCGACGCTGCCGGGCATGCGCGAGCGGACGGTGGTGTTCAACGGCTTCTCGAAGGCCTACGCGATGACGGGGCTGCGGCTGGGGTACGCGCTGGCGCCCGCCGACGCCGTCGACGCGATGAACCGCATCCACCAGTACACGATGCTGTCGGCGCCGACGACCGCCCAGCACGCGGCCGTCGAGGCGCTCGACTCCTGCGGCGACGAGGTCCGCGAGATGCGCGCCCAGTACGACCGCCGGCGGAACTTCGTCCTCTCGCGGTTCGAGGAGATGGGCATCGACTGCTTCCCGGCCGCCGGCGCGTTCTACGCGTTCCCCGAGTGCCCCTGGGCGGACAGCGACGAGTTCGCCGAGGCGCTCATCGAGGAGGAACGGGTCGCCGTGGTCCCGGGGAACGTCTTCGGCGCCGGCGGCGAGGGCCACCTCCGGGTCTCCTACGCGACGAGCCTCGGCGACCTCAAGGAGGCGATGGCCCGGATAGAATCATTTATCACATAG
- a CDS encoding type II/IV secretion system ATPase subunit has translation MAIDGTGGNDSDQVASGGEQLSGGGATVGEYTWNDLRRDVHTGGRFDRSQYLGFDPLDVEDRLESGASAAKTLEQVWDDRIEAERSFVVKDRYTWEHFKQEYYYDEDGEIPRDSDGEKVPFEPEEYLGFDPDETEDRLSEAGGAAERLADVVDERTVDVNPELDEDDFFSTADGHTTVVNRYDLEKAVPQEKKAHFVEVERYWVNEPYACVVIFHSRKENEKKYYAIEPYENDIESRLIDFLSGKLKSAIKYSEDEVVVEGSDADRAGVIQRETERLLERYDLYTPGQQGDLGVVDQLKGALGMEIEVETQGAALDGIEARPEPAVVGDDPKTLNEYQVEKLLYRLKRDFIGYARIDPVKHDINVEDISCDGYNSRVFVYHTEYENIITNVEHGKESLDDFVVKLAQRSGKGISKRQPQVDATLPDGSRAQLTLGEEVSDHGTNYTIRQFKDVPFTPVDLINWNTFSLDEMAFLWLCIENNKSMIFAGGTASGKTTSLNAISLFIPSNAKIVSIEDTREVELPQRNWVASVTRPSFGEDDKGDVDEFDLLEAALRQRPDYIVMGEVRGEEGRDLFQVMSTGHTAYSTFHADTVGEVIKRFTTEPINVSKTLFTALDLVSIQTQTRVDGKKVRRNKNLTEINEYSAEHDEINVRDVYEWQAETDEFLQMGNSNTLEELKFDRGWKQERLDEELFMRKVVLAYLIEQGLNTYTEVAAAVQAFINDPDTIMALIAEDKLERSLEDLREMESVKINIDPEKEEMVPRPDPPAEMLDEAGDILENAGPLFERFREKETSDIVSALTGSGFDEEETDITPVEDEDDEDIDFSEFVPAAGAEADEA, from the coding sequence ATGGCTATCGATGGCACGGGGGGCAACGACTCTGACCAGGTCGCGTCGGGGGGCGAACAGCTCTCGGGGGGCGGTGCGACCGTCGGCGAATACACGTGGAACGACCTCCGCAGGGACGTACATACGGGTGGACGCTTCGACCGCAGCCAGTACCTCGGGTTCGACCCGCTCGACGTCGAGGACCGGCTGGAATCGGGGGCGAGCGCGGCGAAGACGCTCGAACAGGTGTGGGACGACCGCATCGAGGCCGAGCGGTCGTTCGTCGTCAAGGACCGCTACACCTGGGAGCACTTCAAACAGGAGTACTACTACGACGAGGACGGCGAGATCCCGCGGGACAGCGACGGGGAGAAGGTCCCGTTCGAGCCCGAGGAGTACCTCGGGTTCGACCCCGACGAGACGGAGGACCGACTGAGCGAGGCCGGGGGGGCGGCCGAACGGCTCGCCGACGTCGTCGACGAGCGCACGGTCGACGTCAACCCCGAGCTCGACGAGGACGACTTCTTCTCGACCGCCGACGGGCACACGACGGTCGTCAACCGCTACGACCTCGAGAAGGCGGTCCCCCAGGAGAAGAAGGCCCACTTCGTCGAGGTCGAGCGCTACTGGGTGAACGAACCGTACGCCTGCGTGGTCATCTTCCACTCGCGCAAGGAAAACGAGAAGAAGTACTACGCGATCGAGCCCTACGAGAACGACATCGAGTCCCGGCTGATCGACTTCCTCTCCGGGAAGCTCAAGTCGGCGATCAAGTACTCGGAGGACGAGGTCGTCGTCGAGGGGAGCGACGCCGACCGCGCGGGGGTCATCCAGCGCGAGACCGAGCGGCTGCTCGAACGCTACGACCTCTACACGCCCGGCCAGCAGGGCGACCTGGGGGTGGTCGACCAGCTCAAAGGGGCGCTGGGCATGGAGATCGAGGTCGAGACCCAGGGGGCCGCGCTCGACGGCATCGAGGCCCGGCCGGAGCCGGCGGTCGTCGGCGACGACCCGAAGACGCTCAACGAGTACCAGGTCGAGAAGCTCCTCTACCGCCTGAAACGCGACTTCATCGGCTACGCGCGGATCGACCCGGTCAAACACGACATCAACGTCGAGGACATCTCCTGCGACGGGTACAACTCCCGGGTGTTCGTCTACCACACCGAGTACGAGAACATCATCACGAACGTCGAGCACGGCAAGGAGTCGCTGGACGACTTCGTCGTCAAGCTCGCCCAGCGCTCCGGGAAGGGCATCTCCAAGCGCCAGCCGCAGGTCGACGCCACCCTCCCCGACGGGTCGCGCGCCCAGCTGACCCTCGGCGAGGAAGTGTCGGACCACGGGACCAACTACACCATCCGCCAGTTCAAGGACGTGCCGTTCACCCCCGTCGACCTCATCAACTGGAACACCTTCTCGCTCGACGAGATGGCCTTCCTCTGGCTCTGTATCGAGAACAACAAGTCGATGATCTTCGCCGGAGGTACGGCCTCGGGGAAGACCACCTCGCTGAACGCCATCTCCCTCTTTATCCCCAGCAACGCGAAGATCGTCTCCATCGAGGACACCCGCGAGGTCGAACTGCCCCAGCGCAACTGGGTCGCGAGCGTCACCCGCCCCTCCTTCGGCGAGGACGACAAGGGCGACGTCGACGAGTTCGACCTGCTGGAGGCCGCGCTCCGCCAGCGCCCCGACTACATCGTCATGGGCGAGGTCCGCGGCGAGGAGGGGCGGGACCTCTTCCAGGTCATGTCCACGGGGCACACCGCCTACTCCACCTTCCACGCCGACACCGTCGGCGAGGTCATCAAGCGGTTCACGACCGAGCCGATCAACGTCTCGAAGACCCTCTTTACGGCGCTGGACCTCGTCTCCATCCAGACCCAGACCCGCGTCGACGGCAAGAAGGTCCGCCGGAACAAGAACCTCACCGAGATCAACGAGTACTCGGCGGAACACGACGAGATCAACGTCCGGGACGTCTACGAGTGGCAGGCCGAGACCGACGAGTTCCTCCAGATGGGCAACTCCAACACGCTGGAGGAGCTGAAGTTCGACCGCGGCTGGAAACAGGAGCGCCTCGACGAGGAGCTGTTCATGCGGAAGGTGGTGCTCGCCTACCTCATCGAGCAGGGACTGAACACCTACACGGAGGTCGCGGCGGCCGTGCAGGCGTTCATCAACGACCCGGACACGATCATGGCGCTGATCGCCGAGGACAAGCTTGAGCGGTCGCTGGAGGACCTGCGGGAGATGGAGTCGGTCAAGATCAACATCGACCCCGAGAAGGAGGAGATGGTCCCGCGGCCGGACCCGCCGGCGGAGATGCTCGACGAGGCCGGCGACATCCTCGAGAACGCCGGGCCGCTGTTCGAGCGCTTCCGCGAGAAGGAGACCTCCGACATCGTCAGCGCCCTGACCGGGTCGGGGTTCGACGAGGAGGAGACGGACATCACGCCCGTCGAGGACGAGGACGACGAGGACATCGACTTCAGCGAGTTCGTCCCCGCGGCCGGTGCGGAGGCTGACGAGGCATGA
- a CDS encoding type II secretion system F family protein gives MSLGRSSQQLGGSNTVGDTFYPLYQVLFDEEGDFVSGIEDKLAEARMGDNVEMYISRALAVGTVAGLTLWLLGMLLGFLLVQMLGLAEGPLLGLRIPDAIEPVVLALKVPALVFVSGIVFGAVGFGVGFGSLLSIPYFRSNARKREINVLLSDSVAFMYALSVGGLNQLEILQAMAQADDTYGEVAKEFQSIVLETEYFDTDYRTAIRNQSIETPSEELSQFLTDMLSIVDSGGDMTSFLEDQKDKHMRTAKQEQQKMLDTLELFGEMYMTLSLFPLLLIIILVIMSMMSSGSKMDMMVGTVYGLIPLTGVGFLVLTSTVTQDSIGDGYLRPDRGDERTYSEADAGFLNLGLVESYTGTYGVFDRIKSREGTYRATQILRRPHIFFRDNPLYVLGVTIPVTIAFFAVVVIFHMAPMTISELVVPQGGDVPEGLSDPAKRWTYPVITGTFMWVYVPIYLNLLPLAVFYEWNLRTRRSVIGNLSENLRKLASANDTGMTLLESIRVVADTSSGRMADELETMHAKVNYGTSLKSALREFNNSYHIPRLARTVKLISEAQEASSQIQDVLSTAAQASENQDDIDLERKSRTRMQMVIIIMTYLTLLGVMALLKVRFLTVMADLATQTGSSGSNSAVGGGSFSGVNTQMLSVLFFHAVVLQALLSSFIAGYIRDVNLLSGVKFAVILPTIALIVWYVVTLMS, from the coding sequence ATGAGCCTCGGGCGGTCCTCGCAGCAGCTCGGCGGCTCCAACACCGTCGGGGACACGTTCTACCCCCTCTACCAGGTGCTGTTCGACGAGGAGGGCGACTTCGTCTCCGGCATCGAGGACAAGCTCGCCGAGGCCCGGATGGGCGACAACGTCGAGATGTACATCTCGCGGGCGCTCGCGGTCGGCACCGTCGCCGGGCTGACCCTCTGGCTGCTCGGGATGCTCCTGGGGTTCCTGCTCGTCCAGATGCTCGGCCTCGCCGAGGGGCCGCTGCTCGGGCTGCGCATCCCCGACGCGATCGAGCCGGTCGTGCTGGCGCTGAAGGTCCCGGCGCTCGTCTTCGTCTCCGGGATCGTCTTCGGCGCCGTCGGCTTCGGCGTCGGCTTCGGGTCGCTGCTCTCGATCCCCTACTTCCGGTCGAACGCGCGCAAACGCGAGATCAACGTCCTCCTCTCCGATTCGGTCGCGTTCATGTACGCCCTCTCGGTGGGCGGGCTGAACCAGCTGGAGATCCTCCAGGCGATGGCCCAGGCCGACGACACCTACGGCGAGGTGGCCAAGGAGTTCCAGTCGATCGTCCTCGAGACGGAGTACTTCGACACCGACTACCGGACGGCGATCCGCAACCAGTCCATCGAGACGCCCAGCGAGGAGCTGAGCCAGTTCCTCACGGACATGCTGTCGATCGTCGACTCCGGGGGTGACATGACCTCGTTCCTCGAGGACCAGAAGGACAAGCACATGCGGACGGCCAAGCAGGAACAGCAGAAGATGCTGGACACGCTGGAGCTGTTCGGCGAGATGTACATGACCCTCTCGCTGTTCCCGCTGCTTCTCATCATCATCCTCGTCATCATGTCGATGATGTCCTCCGGGTCGAAGATGGACATGATGGTCGGCACCGTCTACGGGCTCATCCCGCTGACCGGGGTCGGGTTCCTCGTGCTCACCTCGACGGTGACCCAGGACTCCATCGGCGACGGCTACCTCCGCCCGGACCGGGGCGACGAGCGGACCTACTCGGAGGCCGACGCCGGCTTCCTCAACCTCGGCCTCGTCGAGAGCTACACCGGCACCTACGGCGTCTTCGACCGCATCAAGAGCCGCGAGGGGACCTACCGCGCGACCCAGATCCTCCGGCGACCCCACATCTTCTTCCGCGACAACCCGCTGTACGTCCTCGGCGTGACGATCCCGGTCACGATCGCCTTCTTCGCCGTCGTGGTCATCTTCCACATGGCGCCGATGACCATCTCCGAGCTGGTGGTCCCCCAGGGCGGGGACGTGCCCGAGGGGCTCTCGGACCCGGCGAAGCGGTGGACCTACCCCGTCATCACGGGGACGTTCATGTGGGTGTACGTCCCGATCTACCTGAACCTGCTGCCGCTGGCGGTCTTCTACGAGTGGAACCTGCGGACCCGGCGCAGCGTCATCGGCAACCTCTCGGAGAACCTCCGCAAGCTCGCCTCCGCCAACGACACCGGGATGACGCTGCTTGAGTCGATCCGGGTCGTCGCCGACACCTCCTCCGGACGGATGGCCGACGAGCTGGAGACGATGCACGCCAAGGTCAACTACGGGACCAGCCTCAAGAGCGCCCTCCGGGAGTTCAACAACAGCTACCACATCCCGCGGCTCGCCCGGACGGTCAAGCTCATCAGCGAGGCCCAGGAGGCCTCCAGCCAGATCCAGGACGTGCTCTCGACGGCCGCCCAGGCCTCCGAGAACCAGGACGACATCGACCTCGAACGGAAGTCCCGCACCCGGATGCAGATGGTCATCATCATCATGACCTACCTCACGCTGCTGGGCGTGATGGCGCTGCTGAAGGTCCGGTTCCTGACGGTCATGGCGGACCTCGCGACCCAGACGGGTTCCAGCGGTTCCAACAGCGCCGTGGGCGGCGGCAGCTTCAGCGGCGTCAACACGCAGATGCTCTCGGTGCTGTTCTTCCACGCCGTCGTCCTGCAGGCGCTCCTGTCGTCGTTCATCGCCGGCTACATCCGGGACGTGAACCTGCTCTCGGGCGTCAAGTTCGCGGTCATCCTCCCGACGATCGCGCTGATCGTCTGGTACGTCGTCACGCTGATGTCCTGA
- a CDS encoding DUF7287 family protein: MSAFGDSTGSATRAGDARRIGSDERRDRRGQTTLDFAIGTSLFLLTLVFVVAFVPGMLEPFAGGAQSETPAVNRVADGLTQGTLGNASAPYVLDETCTVELFTAGVPAQCRYDGATLSDRVGVLQRTPVNVTIRGDLDGSGTDSILCWDTSVPGGQLAERGESGCGPLLTGGSNPAGSGGKTVSARRVALLDGEDVTVEVVMW; encoded by the coding sequence ATGTCAGCATTCGGGGACAGCACCGGGTCCGCGACGCGGGCCGGGGACGCACGGCGGATCGGGAGCGACGAGCGACGCGACCGGCGTGGACAGACGACGCTGGACTTCGCCATCGGGACGAGTCTCTTCCTGTTGACGCTCGTCTTCGTGGTGGCGTTCGTCCCGGGGATGCTGGAGCCGTTCGCGGGCGGGGCCCAGTCGGAGACGCCGGCGGTCAACCGGGTCGCCGACGGGCTGACCCAGGGGACGCTGGGCAACGCGAGCGCGCCGTACGTCCTCGACGAGACGTGTACCGTCGAGCTGTTCACGGCCGGGGTCCCGGCCCAGTGTCGCTACGACGGGGCGACGCTGTCCGACAGGGTCGGGGTCCTCCAGCGGACGCCGGTGAACGTGACGATCCGGGGGGACCTGGACGGCTCGGGCACCGACAGCATCCTCTGCTGGGACACGAGCGTCCCCGGCGGGCAACTGGCCGAGCGGGGGGAGTCCGGGTGTGGCCCGCTGTTAACCGGCGGATCCAACCCCGCCGGGAGCGGCGGGAAGACCGTCAGCGCGCGGCGGGTCGCGCTGCTCGACGGGGAGGACGTGACCGTGGAGGTGGTGATGTGGTGA
- a CDS encoding DUF7288 family protein, with the protein MEGVVASLILLSAVVFALEMTAVTPLSASTSSQHIENQQEATARGVLASAAETGALERAVLSWDETSEQFHETSDLGYFTSDAPPNDFGDMLDRSFNRRGVAYNIYLQYRDDDGTPDSRRYAYQGRPSDNAVQATWTLTLFENDRIRDADGDPTGTAVSEESTFFAPPASDGAVYNVVRVEVVVWRI; encoded by the coding sequence CTGGAGGGCGTCGTGGCGAGTCTGATACTGCTGTCGGCGGTGGTGTTCGCGCTGGAGATGACGGCCGTGACGCCGCTGTCGGCGAGCACGTCCAGCCAGCACATCGAGAACCAGCAGGAGGCGACGGCGCGGGGCGTGCTCGCGTCGGCGGCCGAGACGGGCGCGCTGGAGCGGGCCGTGCTGTCGTGGGACGAGACGAGCGAGCAGTTCCACGAGACGAGCGACCTGGGATATTTCACGTCGGACGCGCCGCCGAACGACTTCGGCGACATGCTCGACCGGTCGTTCAACCGCCGGGGGGTCGCCTACAACATCTACCTGCAGTACCGGGACGACGACGGGACCCCCGACAGCCGGCGGTACGCCTATCAGGGCCGGCCGAGCGACAACGCCGTCCAGGCCACGTGGACGCTGACGCTGTTCGAGAACGACCGGATACGTGACGCGGACGGGGACCCGACGGGGACGGCGGTCAGCGAGGAGTCGACGTTCTTCGCGCCGCCGGCGTCCGACGGCGCGGTGTACAACGTCGTCCGCGTGGAGGTGGTCGTGTGGCGGATCTGA
- a CDS encoding DUF7261 family protein yields MADLSPAGRAGGARSAGAGAGGRSGRDRAQLILVGAFALAVIFVALALVMNAAIYTENLATRSESAGTADAHAFERATTTAAERAFRYAHEVNASDSSGHAALERNVTQAMHAYHNVTRTQQAAGGQLVDVTVASTPAGANITETDTVFESPDGGNPDWTVASDVTGTRSFRLDVEDWNGGPDDELWVVAGDANDWYLNVSNDGGQWEVGVNESATYTACTTTGASDVEIDFSEGTVNGDECAALTLGDVGGPYDLKIRNGSVADGDYTVVVDGNPGSALTTTEYDEVLYAMTVDLTYRTPELQYRTTIRVAPGETDG; encoded by the coding sequence GTGGCGGATCTGAGCCCCGCCGGGCGGGCCGGAGGCGCTCGCTCCGCGGGAGCGGGCGCGGGCGGTCGGTCCGGTCGCGACCGCGCGCAGCTCATCCTCGTCGGGGCGTTCGCGCTGGCGGTCATCTTCGTCGCGCTGGCGCTGGTGATGAACGCGGCCATCTACACGGAGAACCTGGCGACCCGCAGCGAGTCGGCGGGGACGGCCGACGCCCACGCGTTCGAGCGCGCGACGACGACGGCCGCCGAGCGGGCGTTCCGCTACGCACACGAGGTCAACGCCAGCGACTCCAGCGGCCACGCGGCGCTCGAACGGAACGTCACGCAGGCGATGCACGCCTACCACAACGTGACCCGGACCCAGCAGGCCGCGGGGGGACAGCTCGTCGACGTGACGGTCGCGTCGACGCCAGCGGGCGCGAACATCACGGAGACGGACACGGTGTTCGAGAGTCCCGACGGCGGCAACCCCGACTGGACGGTCGCGAGCGACGTGACCGGAACCCGGTCGTTCCGGCTCGACGTGGAAGACTGGAACGGCGGGCCGGACGACGAGCTGTGGGTCGTCGCCGGCGACGCGAACGACTGGTACCTGAACGTCTCCAACGACGGCGGTCAGTGGGAGGTCGGCGTCAACGAGTCGGCGACCTACACGGCCTGCACGACGACGGGGGCCAGCGACGTGGAGATCGACTTCTCGGAGGGGACGGTCAACGGCGACGAGTGCGCGGCGCTGACCCTCGGCGACGTGGGCGGGCCCTACGACCTGAAGATACGGAACGGGTCGGTCGCCGACGGGGACTACACGGTCGTCGTCGACGGCAACCCCGGGTCGGCGCTGACGACGACCGAGTACGACGAGGTGCTCTACGCGATGACCGTCGACCTGACCTACCGGACGCCGGAGCTGCAGTACCGGACGACGATCCGGGTCGCCCCGGGTGAGACCGATGGGTGA
- a CDS encoding DUF7266 family protein, whose product MGDPPPRRRGRARGHRAATASGGRERTVGIPGLRGQSTALEYTLSLAVASLVITGLFLAAGEFVTDQRDGVVRTELGVVGEQLAGEVAAADRLVRASDTDSLSLEASLPETVAGASYTIAVDDRATGQWLNLTSQDPDITVTVRLETETDLRPDTVPGGRVTLVYDAGADRLEVRG is encoded by the coding sequence ATGGGTGACCCGCCGCCGCGGCGTCGCGGCCGCGCCCGCGGTCACAGGGCAGCGACCGCGAGCGGCGGTCGCGAGCGCACGGTCGGGATCCCGGGGCTGCGCGGCCAGTCGACCGCGCTGGAGTACACGCTCTCGCTGGCGGTGGCGTCGCTGGTCATCACCGGTCTGTTCCTCGCGGCGGGCGAGTTCGTCACCGACCAGCGCGACGGGGTCGTCCGGACCGAACTGGGCGTCGTCGGCGAGCAGCTGGCCGGCGAGGTCGCCGCGGCCGACCGGCTGGTCCGGGCCAGCGACACCGACTCGCTGTCGCTCGAGGCGTCGCTCCCGGAGACGGTCGCGGGCGCGAGCTACACGATCGCGGTCGACGACAGGGCCACCGGGCAGTGGCTCAACCTCACCTCTCAGGATCCGGATATCACGGTGACGGTCCGGCTGGAGACCGAAACCGACCTCCGCCCGGACACCGTGCCGGGCGGGCGGGTCACCCTGGTCTACGACGCGGGTGCCGACCGCCTGGAGGTGCGCGGATGA
- a CDS encoding DUF7289 family protein codes for MTPRRPPGAAERRSDSGWGRVGPGERGSEERGVSDLVGFVLVFSLIAAVVSIVSLAGLASLEDARDAQQTDNAELAMEVLSDNVADITERGAPSRATEISLSDASLTLADPIQIEVRDPTGPPDESFLTTRTFNVRPIVYDDGDTQLVYVMGAIFRDERQGGTVVQPWSPVVDADRMMVQVVNTGSATDGLQLIESSTVLVRANANQRVVVAADETGAYEDIRINVTSPRRDLWNRMLDDHPAMDCSTAGPETVECEVTVDPQDLYVVEHRIAVDFEK; via the coding sequence ATGACGCCGCGTCGACCGCCCGGAGCGGCCGAACGGCGGAGCGACAGCGGCTGGGGCCGGGTCGGACCGGGCGAACGGGGATCGGAGGAGCGGGGCGTCAGCGACCTGGTCGGTTTCGTGCTGGTGTTCTCGCTGATCGCGGCGGTCGTCTCGATCGTGTCGCTGGCGGGGCTGGCCTCGCTCGAGGACGCGCGCGACGCCCAGCAGACGGACAACGCGGAGCTGGCGATGGAGGTCCTCTCGGACAACGTCGCCGACATCACCGAGCGGGGCGCGCCCAGTCGCGCGACCGAGATCAGCCTGTCGGACGCGTCGCTCACGCTCGCCGACCCGATCCAGATCGAGGTCCGCGACCCGACCGGACCGCCCGACGAGTCGTTCCTGACGACCCGGACGTTCAACGTCCGGCCGATCGTCTACGACGACGGCGACACGCAGCTGGTGTACGTGATGGGCGCGATCTTCCGGGACGAGCGGCAGGGCGGAACGGTCGTCCAGCCGTGGTCGCCGGTCGTCGACGCGGACCGGATGATGGTCCAGGTCGTCAACACGGGCTCGGCGACCGACGGCCTGCAGCTGATCGAGAGTTCGACGGTGCTGGTGCGGGCCAACGCCAACCAGCGCGTCGTCGTCGCCGCGGACGAGACGGGCGCCTACGAGGACATCCGGATCAACGTCACGTCGCCGCGGCGCGACCTCTGGAACCGGATGCTCGACGACCACCCCGCGATGGACTGTTCGACGGCCGGCCCGGAGACGGTCGAGTGCGAGGTCACCGTCGACCCGCAGGACCTGTACGTCGTCGAACACCGGATCGCGGTCGACTTCGAGAAGTGA